A genomic region of Nymphaea colorata isolate Beijing-Zhang1983 chromosome 2, ASM883128v2, whole genome shotgun sequence contains the following coding sequences:
- the LOC126409761 gene encoding uncharacterized protein LOC126409761, producing the protein MAKFLSGLSSEYSVAKSQIPTGRGQGPSSFGGTRGRGTGRGAGRGRFQCSYCGKIGHLEDRCWDKHPHLRSNVSSGRGGGRITTSRGPSSSQATHSKATISMVESSTDPSISMSYSLNLSKDEYDRVLAQRSGSTSASTSTNAAVVDSAFSVGAPTADPGLTNWEDDWWRP; encoded by the exons ATGGCAAAGTTTTtatctggcctatcttcagaatactctgtggcaaagtctcaaattccaACAGGCA gaggacaGGGAcctagttcttttggaggcactagggggcgtggtacaggccgtggtgctggacgtggcagatttcagtgctcttattgtggcaaaattggtcatctagaggaccgttgttgggacaaacatcctcacctcaggtctaatgtttcctctggacgtggtggaggtagaatcaccacaagcagaggtccttcttcatcccaggcaactcattcaaaggcaacaatatctatggttgagtcttctactgatccttctatatctatgtcatattctcttaacctaagtaaggatgaatatgatcgtgttcttgctcagaggtctggctctacatctgcctctacatctaccaatgctgctgttgtagattcagcattctctgttggtgctcctactgctgatccag gacttaccaactgggaagatgattggtggcggccatga